The following are from one region of the Flavobacteriaceae bacterium UJ101 genome:
- a CDS encoding putative glycosidase (Belongs to the glycosyl hydrolase 92 family.) yields MFKNFLLLSLLATISFNCQKIKSNTSASTTSSKKDFTQFVNPFIGTSKMGHTFPGATAPFGMVQLSPQTNFEPMHDQQGAYNKKTYEYCAGYQSSDSTILGFAHTNFSGTGHADLGDFLVMPTTGTLILDPLKTKNNTPGYYSSFTHNTEKASPGYYEVNLDRYDIKAQLTASERVGFHQYTFPKTDSAHIILDMIYNVYHHQNKNVWTFIRVENDSLITGYRQTKGWARTRKVFFAMQFSKPFKNYGHQKYDSVVYNGFYRYFDETQNFPEMAGKNLRAYFNFNMQENETLKIKTALSSVSTKGALKNLQTEIPHWNFEKTKTQTQQKWNEELSKIDVKTLSKAKKETFYTALYHTMLSPIIYEDVDGQYRGLDQNIYTSNDFTNYTIFSLWDTYRALHPLFNIIHPERNNDMIKSMLAHHDQSVHHMLPIWSHYANENWCMIGYHATSVIADAIAKGVGNFDQQHALEASINTANVPYFGELSEYMKYHYVPDDKGRYSVSKTLEYAYNDWCIAQMAEQLDHPKAVQEFTERASYYQNVYDPTIGFMRPKLSNGQFRSKYDPLDTHGQGFIEGNAWNYGLYVPHQLDHMIEIMGGKESFSEHLDSLFTMQLDDKYITKNEDITRDGIIGNYVHGNEPGHHIPYLYNWTGKPWKTQERVRMILDTMYGNTRDGLCGNDDAGQMSAWYIFSSLGFYPVTPGSDEYAIGSPNIVEATIHLENGKTLTIETLNQSKENVYVRKVEVNGKEITNNILKHHDISNGGRIVFYMSKTP; encoded by the coding sequence ATGTTTAAAAATTTTCTTTTACTATCTTTATTAGCCACGATAAGTTTTAATTGTCAAAAAATAAAATCAAACACTTCCGCTTCAACCACTTCCTCAAAAAAAGATTTTACACAATTTGTTAATCCTTTTATTGGAACGAGTAAAATGGGACATACTTTCCCCGGAGCTACAGCTCCTTTTGGAATGGTTCAATTAAGCCCTCAAACTAATTTTGAACCCATGCATGATCAACAAGGAGCATATAATAAAAAAACATACGAATATTGTGCTGGTTACCAATCTTCCGATTCAACAATTCTTGGTTTTGCCCATACTAATTTTAGCGGAACAGGCCATGCTGACTTAGGTGATTTTCTTGTGATGCCAACCACTGGAACTTTAATATTAGATCCATTAAAAACAAAAAACAATACACCTGGTTATTACTCTTCCTTTACTCATAATACTGAAAAAGCAAGCCCTGGTTATTATGAAGTGAACTTAGATCGTTATGATATTAAAGCCCAACTCACCGCTAGTGAACGTGTTGGTTTCCATCAATATACTTTTCCCAAAACAGATAGTGCTCATATTATTTTAGATATGATTTACAACGTTTATCATCATCAAAATAAAAATGTTTGGACTTTTATCCGTGTAGAAAATGATTCATTAATTACAGGTTATAGACAAACAAAAGGCTGGGCTCGAACTCGAAAAGTTTTCTTTGCTATGCAATTCTCTAAACCTTTTAAAAATTATGGTCATCAAAAATATGATTCTGTAGTTTATAATGGTTTTTATCGCTACTTTGATGAAACCCAAAACTTTCCTGAAATGGCTGGAAAAAATTTAAGAGCTTACTTTAACTTTAATATGCAAGAAAATGAAACATTAAAAATAAAAACCGCTCTTTCTTCCGTAAGTACAAAAGGTGCTCTAAAAAATTTGCAAACCGAAATTCCTCATTGGAATTTTGAAAAAACAAAAACACAAACCCAGCAAAAATGGAATGAAGAATTATCAAAAATAGATGTTAAAACCTTATCTAAAGCGAAAAAAGAAACTTTTTATACAGCACTCTATCACACTATGCTGAGTCCTATTATTTATGAAGATGTAGACGGTCAATACCGTGGTTTAGATCAAAATATTTATACTTCTAACGATTTTACAAATTACACTATCTTTTCACTTTGGGATACCTATAGAGCCCTACATCCCCTATTTAATATAATACACCCTGAGCGTAACAACGATATGATAAAATCTATGTTAGCCCATCATGATCAAAGTGTTCATCATATGCTACCTATTTGGAGTCATTATGCTAATGAAAATTGGTGTATGATTGGTTACCATGCTACTTCTGTAATAGCAGATGCAATAGCTAAAGGTGTAGGTAATTTTGATCAACAACACGCTTTAGAAGCTTCCATTAATACCGCAAATGTCCCCTACTTTGGAGAATTAAGCGAATATATGAAATATCACTATGTGCCTGATGATAAAGGTCGTTACTCTGTATCTAAAACATTAGAATATGCTTATAATGATTGGTGTATTGCTCAAATGGCTGAACAACTTGATCATCCCAAAGCAGTTCAAGAATTTACCGAAAGAGCTTCCTATTATCAAAATGTTTATGATCCTACCATTGGTTTTATGCGACCTAAACTATCCAATGGTCAATTTAGATCAAAATATGATCCACTAGATACACACGGACAAGGTTTTATTGAAGGGAATGCATGGAATTATGGACTTTATGTTCCTCATCAATTAGATCATATGATTGAAATAATGGGTGGAAAAGAATCGTTTAGTGAACATCTGGATTCTTTATTTACAATGCAACTGGATGATAAATATATTACTAAAAATGAAGATATTACACGTGACGGTATAATAGGAAATTATGTACATGGAAATGAACCTGGTCATCATATTCCTTATCTATACAACTGGACAGGAAAACCATGGAAAACCCAAGAACGTGTTCGAATGATTTTAGATACTATGTACGGAAACACACGTGACGGACTTTGTGGAAATGATGATGCTGGACAGATGTCTGCTTGGTATATTTTTAGTAGCCTTGGTTTTTACCCTGTAACACCAGGAAGTGACGAATATGCTATTGGGAGTCCTAATATTGTAGAAGCTACTATTCATTTAGAAAATGGTAAAACATTAACTATAGAAACTCTTAACCAAAGTAAAGAGAATGTTTACGTTCGTAAGGTTGAAGTAAATGGTAAAGAAATTACAAATAATATCTTAAAACATCATGATATTAGCAATGGTGGACGCATTGTATTTTATATGAGTAAAACCCCTTGA